One window of Robiginitalea biformata HTCC2501 genomic DNA carries:
- the gyrA gene encoding DNA gyrase subunit A: MAEGEKLIPINIEDEMKSAYIDYSMSVIVSRALPDVRDGLKPVHRRVLYGMHELGVRSTSAHKKSARIVGEVLGKYHPHGDSSVYDTMVRLAQDWSMRYMLVDGQGNFGSIDGDSPAAMRYTEARMRKIAEEMLADIDKETVDHQLNFDDSLEEPTVLPTRIPNLLVNGASGIAVGMATNMPPHNLSEVVDGTIAYIDDRDITIEGLMQHIKAPDFPTGGIIYGYDGVKEAFETGRGRVVMRAKATFEEVQGRECIVVTEIPYQVNKADMIKKTVDLINEKKIEGIATIRDESNRKGMRIVYVLKRDAIPNIVLNMLYKYSALQSSFSVNNIALVGGRPELLNLKDLIVHFVDHRHKVVVRRSEYELRKAEERAHILEGLIIASDNIDEVIAIIRGSANAEEARANLIKRFELSEVQARAIVEMRLRQLTGLEQDKLRSEYEEVLATIEDLKDILAREERRMEIIKDELREVRDKYGDDRRSEINYAGGDLSIEDMIPDEQVVITISHAGYIKRTPLTEYKTQHRGGVGQKASATRNEDFLEHLFVGTNHQYMLFFTQKGQCYWLRVFEIPEGSRTSKGRAIQNLINIEQDDKVKAFICTQDLKDEEYVNSHFVIMATKKGVVKKTSLEQYSRPRQNGIIAIGIREGDELLEARLTTGSSQIFLGLKSGKAIRFEESKTRPMGRSASGVRGITLADDNDEVIGMVSVHDFDEDILVVSENGYGKRSSLDDYRITNRGGKGVKTISISKKTGGLVAIKNVSDSDDLMIINKSGIAIRMSVEDLRTMGRATQGVRLINLKDNDSIAAVAKVMKDEDDLDDTDILNIEVDAEDGTTLDTDGADSEGTESGK; encoded by the coding sequence ATGGCGGAAGGAGAGAAACTGATTCCGATTAATATAGAAGATGAGATGAAATCGGCCTACATCGATTATTCGATGTCGGTCATTGTGTCACGTGCCCTGCCAGATGTTCGGGACGGCCTCAAGCCGGTGCACCGGCGCGTCCTCTACGGCATGCACGAACTGGGCGTACGCTCCACGAGTGCCCACAAGAAATCTGCCCGTATCGTCGGGGAAGTCCTGGGTAAATACCACCCGCACGGGGATTCCTCGGTCTACGATACAATGGTGCGCCTGGCACAGGACTGGAGCATGCGCTACATGCTTGTGGACGGCCAGGGGAACTTCGGTTCCATAGACGGCGACAGCCCGGCGGCCATGCGGTATACGGAAGCCCGCATGCGGAAGATCGCCGAGGAGATGCTGGCGGACATCGACAAGGAAACGGTAGACCACCAGCTTAATTTTGACGACTCCCTGGAAGAACCCACCGTCCTGCCGACGCGCATCCCGAACCTGCTGGTCAACGGCGCCTCGGGGATCGCTGTGGGTATGGCCACCAATATGCCTCCCCACAACCTTTCCGAGGTGGTGGACGGCACCATCGCCTATATCGACGACCGCGACATTACCATCGAAGGCCTGATGCAGCACATCAAGGCGCCCGATTTCCCCACCGGGGGCATCATCTACGGCTACGACGGCGTCAAAGAGGCCTTTGAAACAGGCCGGGGCCGGGTAGTTATGCGGGCTAAGGCCACGTTCGAAGAGGTGCAGGGACGGGAGTGCATCGTCGTCACGGAAATCCCCTACCAGGTGAACAAGGCGGACATGATCAAGAAGACCGTCGACCTGATCAACGAAAAGAAAATCGAGGGCATCGCCACGATCCGGGACGAGTCGAACCGGAAGGGGATGCGGATTGTCTACGTGCTCAAGCGGGACGCCATCCCGAATATCGTGCTGAATATGCTGTATAAGTATTCGGCACTGCAATCTTCCTTCAGCGTGAACAATATCGCGCTGGTGGGCGGGCGTCCGGAACTCCTCAACCTCAAGGACCTGATTGTGCATTTTGTAGACCACCGGCACAAGGTGGTCGTCCGGCGATCGGAGTACGAACTGCGGAAGGCGGAGGAACGAGCGCACATTCTGGAGGGGCTGATTATCGCCTCGGACAACATCGACGAGGTCATCGCTATTATCCGGGGCAGTGCCAACGCCGAAGAGGCCCGGGCAAACCTGATTAAACGGTTTGAGCTGAGCGAGGTACAGGCCCGCGCCATCGTGGAGATGCGCCTCCGCCAGCTGACCGGCCTGGAGCAGGACAAGCTGCGCAGCGAGTACGAAGAAGTCCTGGCCACCATCGAGGACCTGAAGGACATCCTGGCCCGGGAGGAGCGCCGGATGGAGATCATCAAAGACGAACTTCGGGAGGTCCGGGATAAATACGGCGACGACCGCCGCAGTGAAATCAACTACGCCGGGGGCGACCTGAGCATCGAGGACATGATCCCGGACGAGCAGGTGGTGATCACCATTTCCCATGCCGGCTACATCAAGCGTACCCCCCTGACCGAATATAAGACGCAACACCGGGGAGGCGTCGGGCAAAAAGCCTCGGCCACCCGGAATGAGGATTTCCTGGAACACCTGTTTGTGGGGACGAACCACCAGTATATGCTGTTCTTTACGCAAAAGGGCCAATGTTACTGGCTCCGGGTCTTCGAGATACCGGAAGGCAGCCGTACCTCCAAGGGCCGGGCCATCCAGAACCTGATCAATATTGAACAGGACGACAAGGTAAAAGCCTTTATCTGTACGCAGGACCTCAAGGACGAGGAATACGTGAACAGCCATTTTGTAATCATGGCCACCAAGAAGGGGGTTGTGAAAAAGACGTCCCTGGAACAGTATTCCCGGCCCCGTCAGAACGGGATTATCGCCATCGGCATACGGGAAGGGGACGAGCTGCTCGAAGCGCGCCTCACCACCGGGTCCAGCCAGATCTTCCTCGGGCTCAAATCCGGGAAGGCCATCCGCTTTGAGGAGAGCAAGACCCGTCCGATGGGCCGGAGCGCCTCCGGGGTCCGCGGCATTACCCTGGCCGACGACAACGACGAGGTCATCGGTATGGTAAGCGTCCACGATTTTGACGAGGACATCCTGGTCGTTTCCGAGAACGGTTACGGCAAGCGCTCAAGTCTGGACGATTACCGGATTACCAACCGCGGGGGCAAGGGGGTTAAGACCATCTCCATTTCGAAGAAAACCGGCGGGTTGGTAGCTATCAAGAACGTATCGGATTCGGACGACCTGATGATCATCAATAAATCCGGGATTGCAATCCGGATGAGCGTGGAAGACCTCCGCACCATGGGGCGCGCCACGCAGGGCGTAAGGCTGATTAACCTGAAGGACAACGATTCCATCGCCGCGGTTGCCAAAGTGATGAAAGACGAAGACGACCTGGACGACACGGACATCCTGAATATCGAGGTCGATGCCGAGGATGGCACGACCCTTGATACAGATGGGGCGGATTCCGAAGGGACGGAGTCCGGAAAATAA
- a CDS encoding HD family phosphohydrolase: protein MAKTLDTFYRSQSLIYKYFLYFLTIGAIVFFFPKGGQFKYEFQKGKPWQYENLYAPFDFSIRKTEAELQAERQQFQRDQVPYYRFDTEAAREVYRAYEELFPEYFPGTGLSARQIGVLRQQGRAILDSLYLRGIWDGSDPPLSREVYLVRNNQARRMRFDSIYRMDALRNTIRDLTESVGIPADQAEFRELLLRIAEPNVSLDQELTGRELENQLSGISLTRGNVDEGALIVAKGEVVEGESLKKLESLRAEYASEVWSANNYYFILSGYTILVALVLIMLLLFLKRYRPDVFRNNVKVTFIFFNILVMVFLTTFVVKYNEALVFVVPLCILPLILKTFFDARLGLFVHVLTVLILGFVVPNSFEYIFLQIIAGIVTILTVSELYKRANLFISVGQITLIYILGYFAFNIIQGGSLDNVVWVNFGFFLLNGMITLFVQPLIYIYEKMFGMVSDVSLLELSDTNSRLLKELSNKAPGTFNHSLQVANLAEAAANEIGANAMLVRVGALYHDIGKMNNPTYFTENQTTNNNPHDELAPEKSARIIIKHVIEGIEMARKQNIPDRIIDFIRTHHGTTLVYYFYKKARERDGEDPDEKDFRYPGPVPFSKETAILMMADSVEAASKSLVNPTYSIIDEFVDKIIATQMQAGQFLNAEITFKEIETVKKVLKQRLTNIYHLRVEYPE, encoded by the coding sequence ATGGCGAAAACGCTGGATACCTTCTATCGATCCCAGTCACTGATCTATAAGTATTTCCTTTACTTTTTAACGATCGGCGCCATTGTGTTCTTTTTCCCCAAAGGAGGACAGTTCAAGTACGAGTTCCAGAAAGGCAAACCCTGGCAATACGAAAACCTCTATGCCCCTTTTGATTTTTCGATCCGCAAGACGGAGGCCGAATTACAGGCTGAACGCCAGCAATTCCAGCGGGACCAGGTGCCGTATTACCGGTTCGATACCGAAGCGGCACGGGAGGTTTACCGCGCCTACGAAGAGCTTTTCCCCGAATACTTCCCGGGGACTGGCCTGAGCGCCCGCCAAATCGGGGTGTTGCGCCAGCAGGGCCGCGCCATCCTGGACAGCCTGTACCTGAGGGGAATCTGGGACGGCAGCGACCCCCCGCTAAGCCGGGAGGTCTACCTGGTGCGGAACAACCAGGCGCGTCGCATGCGTTTTGACAGTATTTACCGAATGGACGCGTTGCGCAATACCATCCGCGACCTGACGGAATCCGTGGGTATTCCCGCGGACCAGGCGGAGTTCCGGGAATTGTTGCTCCGAATAGCCGAGCCCAACGTCAGCCTGGATCAGGAACTGACCGGCCGGGAACTGGAAAACCAGTTATCCGGAATATCCCTGACCCGGGGAAATGTTGACGAGGGCGCCCTGATTGTCGCCAAGGGCGAAGTGGTGGAAGGGGAGAGCCTGAAGAAGCTCGAGTCGTTGCGGGCGGAATACGCATCCGAGGTATGGAGCGCCAACAATTATTACTTCATCCTCTCCGGGTATACCATCCTGGTGGCCCTGGTGTTGATCATGCTGCTGTTGTTCCTGAAACGGTACCGCCCGGATGTGTTCCGGAACAATGTCAAGGTGACCTTTATTTTCTTCAATATCCTGGTGATGGTGTTTCTCACCACCTTCGTGGTGAAGTACAACGAGGCTCTTGTCTTTGTGGTACCCCTCTGCATTCTGCCGCTGATATTAAAGACGTTTTTCGACGCCCGCCTGGGCCTGTTTGTCCATGTGCTCACCGTCCTGATCCTGGGGTTTGTGGTGCCCAACAGTTTTGAGTATATCTTCCTGCAGATCATCGCGGGCATTGTCACCATCCTGACGGTATCCGAACTCTACAAACGGGCCAATTTGTTTATCTCGGTGGGCCAGATTACGCTCATCTATATCCTGGGCTATTTTGCCTTCAATATTATCCAGGGGGGCAGCCTGGACAACGTAGTTTGGGTGAATTTCGGGTTTTTCCTCCTCAACGGGATGATCACGCTTTTTGTGCAGCCGCTGATCTATATCTACGAGAAGATGTTCGGGATGGTCTCGGATGTTTCCCTGCTGGAGCTTTCGGACACCAATTCCCGGCTGCTCAAGGAGCTGTCCAACAAGGCCCCGGGCACCTTCAACCACTCCCTCCAGGTGGCCAACCTGGCCGAAGCAGCTGCCAACGAGATCGGTGCCAATGCAATGCTTGTCCGGGTAGGAGCGCTCTACCACGACATCGGCAAGATGAACAACCCAACCTATTTTACCGAGAACCAGACGACCAACAACAACCCCCACGATGAACTGGCCCCGGAAAAAAGTGCCCGGATCATCATCAAACACGTCATCGAAGGGATCGAAATGGCGCGGAAACAGAATATACCAGACCGGATCATCGACTTTATCCGGACCCACCACGGTACCACGCTGGTCTATTATTTTTACAAAAAGGCGCGTGAGCGGGACGGGGAAGATCCGGATGAAAAGGATTTCCGATACCCGGGCCCGGTGCCATTTTCTAAGGAAACGGCCATCCTGATGATGGCTGATTCCGTGGAAGCAGCTTCCAAGAGCCTGGTAAACCCCACCTATTCGATAATCGACGAATTCGTGGATAAGATCATAGCAACCCAGATGCAGGCCGGGCAATTCCTCAATGCGGAAATCACCTTTAAGGAGATTGAAACGGTGAAAAAGGTCTTAAAACAACGACTGACAAACATTTACCACCTGCGGGTAGAGTACCCGGAATAG
- a CDS encoding tetratricopeptide repeat protein: MKTRLTLLAALLIGSAAIAQKSEIRDAEKALKDGNTAEAKASLDAVQGVIAGEDERLQSEYHLVRGQVYADLAKKGDDSAFEEAVASFRKVLEVEEQSGKDRNSGEAQQRLKAMSADLVNSAVDDNNAKNFDAAAEKLYMSYKISPTDTIYLYYAASSAVNGGNYERAMDFYQELKDIGYDGSGVVYKATNVETGEVEEMNKAQRDLMVKSGTYTDPVDEKEPSKKAEIVKNMALIYTQLGENEKALEAYKDARANNPDDVNLVLNEANLYYQMGDKEKFSELMAEAATMAPDNPDLYYNIGVINMEMDRIEEAREAYRKAIEINPGYVNAQLNLSTTYVNEGNALIDDMNALGTSREDIAKYDELKEKKDSLFMQGAEILEDALKVNPDNQSILTQLKNIYGALGDNENFMRVKKLLGE; this comes from the coding sequence ATGAAAACTAGATTGACTCTTCTGGCAGCCCTGCTTATCGGGTCTGCCGCAATAGCACAAAAATCAGAGATCCGGGATGCGGAGAAAGCCCTGAAAGACGGGAACACCGCCGAGGCGAAAGCCAGCCTGGACGCCGTTCAGGGCGTCATTGCCGGGGAAGACGAACGCCTGCAGTCCGAGTACCACCTGGTACGCGGGCAGGTCTACGCGGATTTGGCCAAGAAAGGCGACGACAGCGCCTTTGAGGAAGCGGTGGCTTCCTTCAGGAAAGTCCTGGAGGTGGAGGAACAAAGCGGTAAGGACCGGAACTCAGGTGAAGCACAGCAACGTTTAAAAGCCATGTCGGCCGACCTGGTAAACTCCGCTGTGGATGACAACAACGCCAAAAATTTCGATGCGGCTGCCGAGAAGCTCTATATGAGTTACAAGATCAGCCCGACGGATACCATCTACCTGTATTACGCGGCCAGCAGTGCTGTCAATGGCGGGAATTACGAGCGCGCCATGGATTTCTACCAGGAACTGAAGGACATTGGCTATGACGGGAGCGGCGTGGTCTACAAGGCCACCAACGTGGAAACCGGCGAAGTGGAGGAGATGAACAAGGCGCAGCGCGACCTGATGGTAAAATCGGGAACGTATACGGACCCCGTAGACGAGAAGGAACCCTCCAAGAAAGCCGAGATCGTCAAGAATATGGCGTTGATCTACACCCAGCTCGGGGAAAATGAAAAAGCCCTGGAAGCCTATAAGGACGCCCGGGCCAACAATCCGGACGATGTAAACCTCGTATTGAACGAGGCGAACCTCTACTACCAGATGGGTGACAAGGAGAAATTCAGCGAACTGATGGCAGAGGCAGCCACCATGGCACCGGACAACCCGGACCTCTACTACAACATCGGGGTGATCAATATGGAGATGGACCGGATTGAGGAGGCCCGCGAGGCGTACCGCAAGGCCATCGAGATCAACCCGGGCTACGTGAATGCCCAGCTGAACCTGTCTACCACCTATGTGAACGAGGGGAACGCATTGATCGACGATATGAACGCCCTGGGGACTTCCCGGGAAGATATCGCGAAATACGACGAGTTGAAGGAGAAAAAGGACAGCCTCTTTATGCAGGGGGCCGAGATCCTGGAAGATGCGCTGAAAGTCAATCCCGACAACCAGAGCATCCTGACACAGCTCAAGAACATTTATGGCGCCCTGGGCGACAATGAGAACTTTATGCGGGTCAAGAAACTCCTGGGCGAATAA
- a CDS encoding ATP-dependent Clp protease ATP-binding subunit, producing MDDNFSPRVKDVIAYSKEEALRLGHDFIGTEHLMLGLLRDGNGKAISILDALDVDLDHLRRKVEILSPANPEAGSQPKDKKNLHLTRQAERALKTTFLEAKLFQSSSINTAHLLLCILRNENDPTTKLLHKMKVDYDGVKEQFKSMITSDDDYTDSPTSESFPSDSDDTGDSKEGTFSSGTSQKGNKKSKTPVLDNFGRDLTRLAEENKLDPVVGREKEIERVSQILSRRKKNNPLLIGEPGVGKSAIAEGLALRIINKKVSRILYNKRVVTLDLASLVAGTKYRGQFEERMKAVMNELEKNDDVILFIDEIHTIVGAGGATGSLDASNMFKPALARGEIQCIGATTLDEYRQYIEKDGALERRFQKVMVEPTTVEETIEILRNIRGKYEDHHNVNYTEEALVACVKLTNRYMTDRFLPDKAIDAMDEAGSRVHIVNMDVPKQILELEKQLEEVRELKNSVVKKQRYEEAAKLRDDEKRLEKDLSTAQEKWEEDSKLNRETVSEDNVADVVSMMSGIPVNKIAQTESNKLAELPQLIKNSVIGQDEAVAKVAKAIQRNRAGLKDPNKPIGSFIFLGQTGVGKTQLAKVLAKELFDSEDALVRIDMSEYMEKFAISRLVGAPPGYVGYEEGGQLTEKVRRKPYSVILLDEVEKAHPDVFNMMLQVLDDGFLTDSLGRKIDFRNTIIIMTSNIGARQLKDFGQGVGFGTSAKKSQADTHQKSVIENALKKAFAPEFLNRIDDVIVFNPLEREHIHEIIEIELKKLYDRIADIGYHLTLTDKARDYIAEKGFDKQYGARPLKRAIQKYIEDALAEEIVNSKLNEGDSITMDLDEEGDKLTISIKKASKSSKEA from the coding sequence ATGGATGATAATTTCTCACCGCGAGTAAAAGATGTAATTGCTTACAGCAAGGAGGAGGCACTGCGCCTGGGCCACGACTTCATCGGGACGGAACACCTGATGCTCGGCCTGCTGCGCGACGGGAACGGGAAGGCAATCAGCATACTCGATGCGCTGGACGTGGACCTGGACCACCTGCGCAGAAAGGTGGAAATCCTCTCCCCGGCGAACCCGGAAGCGGGCTCGCAACCCAAGGATAAGAAAAACCTGCACCTCACCCGTCAGGCGGAGCGCGCCCTGAAGACCACCTTTTTGGAGGCCAAATTGTTTCAGAGCTCATCCATCAATACGGCGCATCTCCTGCTCTGTATCCTGCGAAACGAAAACGATCCGACCACCAAGCTTCTGCACAAGATGAAGGTGGACTACGACGGGGTCAAGGAGCAATTCAAAAGCATGATCACCAGCGACGACGACTATACGGACAGCCCGACCTCGGAATCCTTTCCGAGCGATTCGGACGACACCGGGGACAGCAAGGAGGGCACTTTTTCAAGCGGCACCTCCCAGAAAGGAAACAAGAAATCCAAAACCCCTGTTCTCGATAATTTTGGCAGGGATCTCACCCGCCTGGCGGAAGAAAACAAACTCGACCCGGTTGTCGGTCGGGAAAAGGAAATTGAACGCGTCTCGCAAATACTGAGCCGCCGCAAAAAGAACAACCCGCTGCTGATCGGGGAACCCGGGGTGGGCAAAAGCGCCATCGCCGAAGGGCTCGCCCTGAGGATCATCAACAAAAAGGTATCCCGCATATTGTACAACAAGCGCGTGGTAACCCTGGACCTGGCGTCCCTGGTTGCCGGCACGAAGTACCGCGGGCAGTTTGAAGAGCGGATGAAAGCCGTGATGAACGAACTGGAAAAGAACGACGACGTCATCCTGTTTATCGACGAGATCCACACCATTGTGGGAGCCGGAGGCGCCACGGGAAGCCTGGATGCGTCCAACATGTTCAAGCCGGCCCTCGCCCGGGGCGAAATTCAATGCATCGGGGCCACGACCCTGGATGAATACCGCCAGTACATCGAGAAGGACGGCGCCCTGGAACGGCGTTTCCAGAAGGTGATGGTGGAACCGACCACGGTGGAGGAAACCATCGAAATCCTCCGCAACATCCGCGGAAAATACGAGGATCACCACAACGTAAACTACACGGAAGAGGCCCTGGTAGCCTGCGTGAAGCTCACGAACCGCTACATGACCGACCGCTTCCTCCCGGACAAGGCAATCGACGCCATGGATGAAGCCGGATCGCGGGTGCACATCGTGAACATGGACGTGCCCAAGCAGATCCTCGAGCTCGAAAAGCAGCTTGAAGAGGTGCGCGAACTCAAGAACAGCGTGGTCAAGAAACAGCGTTACGAGGAGGCCGCCAAATTGCGGGACGACGAAAAACGACTGGAAAAAGACCTGTCTACCGCCCAGGAGAAATGGGAAGAAGACAGCAAACTGAACCGGGAAACCGTCTCGGAAGACAACGTCGCCGACGTGGTCTCGATGATGAGCGGCATCCCGGTCAACAAAATTGCCCAGACCGAAAGCAATAAGCTGGCCGAACTGCCGCAGCTGATCAAGAACAGCGTCATTGGGCAGGACGAAGCCGTGGCCAAGGTGGCCAAAGCCATCCAGCGGAACCGGGCCGGGCTGAAAGACCCCAACAAGCCGATCGGGAGTTTTATTTTCCTCGGACAAACCGGGGTCGGGAAAACCCAGTTGGCCAAAGTACTCGCCAAGGAACTCTTTGACTCGGAGGACGCCCTGGTGCGGATCGACATGAGCGAATACATGGAAAAATTCGCCATCTCCCGCCTGGTGGGAGCGCCCCCCGGCTATGTCGGCTATGAGGAAGGCGGGCAGCTCACCGAAAAGGTGCGGCGCAAGCCCTACTCCGTAATCCTGCTGGACGAGGTGGAAAAGGCACACCCGGATGTTTTCAATATGATGCTGCAGGTACTCGACGACGGCTTCCTCACGGACAGCCTCGGCAGGAAGATCGACTTCCGCAATACCATTATCATCATGACCTCGAATATCGGGGCACGGCAACTCAAGGATTTCGGCCAGGGTGTCGGCTTCGGCACCTCGGCGAAGAAATCCCAGGCCGATACGCACCAAAAGAGCGTTATCGAGAATGCTTTGAAAAAAGCCTTTGCACCGGAGTTCCTCAACCGGATTGACGACGTTATTGTATTTAACCCGCTGGAACGGGAGCACATACACGAGATCATCGAAATCGAACTCAAGAAACTCTACGACCGCATTGCGGATATCGGCTACCATCTGACCCTTACCGATAAGGCGCGTGACTATATTGCCGAGAAGGGCTTCGATAAGCAATACGGGGCCCGGCCGCTCAAACGGGCCATCCAGAAGTATATCGAGGATGCACTGGCCGAAGAGATCGTCAACTCGAAGCTCAACGAAGGGGACAGCATCACCATGGACCTGGACGAGGAGGGTGACAAGTTGACCATTTCCATTAAGAAAGCGAGTAAATCCTCCAAGGAAGCCTGA
- a CDS encoding acetyl-CoA C-acyltransferase: MKEVVVVAAVRTPIGSFMGALSSVPAPKLGAAAIRGALDSIGLDPAAVEEVLMGHVVQAGAGQAPARQAALYAGIPETVPCTTVNKVCASGMKAVMQAAQSIALGDRSVVVAGGMENMSLIPHYVHMRNGKKFGPATLEDGMQRDGLVDVYDQQAMGVCADACAEKYKFSREEQDAYAIQSYKRSAAAWEGGKFKDEVVPVEVPQRRGEPVVVREDEEFRNVKMDKIPQLRPAFTKDGTVTAANASTINDGAAALVLMSAEKAQSLGLEPLVRIKSYADAAQEPKWFTTAPAKALPLALDKAGVALGDIDYFEFNEAFSVVGLANIKILGLDDQNVNIHGGAVSLGHPLGCSGARITVTLIHVLRQQNARLGAAAICNGGGGASAIVLERP; the protein is encoded by the coding sequence ATGAAAGAGGTAGTTGTTGTGGCTGCTGTCCGCACGCCGATCGGAAGTTTTATGGGCGCCCTTTCCTCGGTGCCGGCCCCGAAACTGGGGGCTGCGGCCATCCGGGGAGCCCTGGATTCCATTGGCCTGGATCCGGCCGCCGTAGAAGAAGTACTTATGGGCCATGTGGTCCAGGCTGGGGCCGGCCAGGCTCCGGCCCGGCAGGCAGCCCTCTATGCGGGCATCCCGGAAACGGTGCCTTGTACCACGGTGAACAAAGTTTGCGCCTCCGGGATGAAAGCTGTTATGCAGGCCGCCCAAAGTATCGCCCTGGGCGATCGGTCTGTGGTAGTGGCCGGGGGCATGGAAAACATGAGTTTGATCCCCCACTATGTGCACATGCGCAACGGGAAAAAGTTTGGCCCGGCAACCCTGGAAGACGGGATGCAGCGGGACGGGCTGGTAGACGTCTACGACCAGCAGGCCATGGGGGTGTGTGCAGATGCCTGTGCCGAGAAATACAAGTTCAGCCGGGAGGAGCAGGACGCCTATGCCATCCAGTCCTACAAACGCTCCGCAGCGGCCTGGGAAGGCGGCAAATTCAAGGATGAAGTGGTCCCGGTAGAAGTGCCGCAGCGACGGGGCGAACCTGTTGTGGTTCGGGAAGATGAGGAGTTCCGCAACGTGAAAATGGATAAAATTCCCCAATTGCGACCGGCCTTTACCAAAGACGGAACCGTAACGGCCGCCAATGCCTCCACCATCAATGACGGGGCTGCCGCCCTGGTGCTGATGAGTGCCGAAAAAGCCCAATCGCTCGGCCTGGAACCCCTGGTGCGCATCAAAAGCTATGCGGATGCTGCACAGGAACCCAAATGGTTTACCACGGCCCCGGCCAAAGCCCTGCCGTTGGCGCTGGACAAAGCAGGAGTCGCCCTGGGGGATATCGATTATTTTGAATTCAACGAAGCTTTCAGCGTGGTTGGGCTGGCCAACATCAAAATCCTGGGGCTGGACGACCAAAATGTAAACATCCACGGAGGTGCGGTATCCCTCGGGCACCCGCTGGGGTGTTCCGGGGCGCGGATCACCGTGACCCTGATCCACGTGCTCAGGCAGCAAAACGCCCGCCTGGGTGCCGCGGCCATTTGCAATGGAGGTGGTGGTGCATCGGCAATAGTTCTGGAACGGCCCTGA
- a CDS encoding C40 family peptidase — protein sequence MRYGICPLSLVPVYDSPDDTTPLRTQLLYGECFKILESRKYWSRVRIRLDGAEGWVRNDQLSELSEEQYEACPPGTSAGCAADLVSHCCTPEGLLIPVLLGSDAHNAPVMEHQFEGARFDPAAGREELVQTALLYLSSPEMAGGRSPFGIDAGGLAQMVYKCCGMALKRSPAEQAAQGQALSFIEESQPGDLAFFDGPDGVIDHVGLIMQDNYIIHVNGCVRIDRIDHSGIFNNDLRNYTHPLRVIKQIA from the coding sequence ATGCGATACGGAATCTGCCCCCTCAGCCTCGTACCCGTGTACGATTCTCCGGATGATACCACACCCCTCCGGACACAACTCCTCTATGGCGAATGTTTTAAAATCCTGGAATCCCGGAAGTACTGGAGCCGGGTGCGGATCCGCCTGGACGGGGCCGAGGGCTGGGTCCGCAACGACCAGTTGTCCGAGCTTTCCGAAGAACAATACGAGGCGTGTCCCCCGGGTACCTCGGCGGGTTGCGCCGCCGACCTGGTGAGCCATTGTTGCACCCCGGAAGGCTTGCTGATTCCGGTCCTCCTGGGGTCGGATGCGCACAACGCCCCGGTAATGGAACACCAATTCGAGGGAGCGCGCTTTGACCCTGCCGCGGGCCGGGAGGAACTCGTGCAGACAGCGCTGTTGTACCTCAGCAGCCCGGAAATGGCCGGGGGCCGCTCCCCCTTCGGCATCGATGCCGGCGGGTTGGCGCAAATGGTCTACAAGTGCTGCGGTATGGCCCTGAAACGCTCCCCGGCCGAACAGGCCGCCCAGGGCCAAGCCCTGAGTTTTATCGAGGAAAGCCAGCCCGGCGACCTCGCATTTTTCGACGGACCCGACGGGGTTATCGACCATGTGGGCCTCATCATGCAGGACAATTATATCATCCACGTAAACGGATGCGTCCGAATCGACCGCATCGACCACAGCGGCATCTTCAATAACGATCTGCGCAACTATACGCACCCGTTGCGGGTAATCAAACAAATCGCATAA